TGTGACGAGGTGAAAGGTTCGAGAAAGATCCACTTCCTTAAGGGTTATGGCTGCAAGATCCCCCCTGGCCACGTCTTCATCCGCGGCCCTCCGGGATATGATCCCGCATCCCACCCCAGCGATAACCGCCTGCCGTATGGCCTCGGTGCTCCCCATCTCACAGGCGACAACAAAGGAATCAAAGCCTGAATACCCGGCCTTTCGCAAGGCCGCCTCAGTGACCATGCGGGTTCCCGAGCCCGGCTCCCGAATGACAAGGGGTTCCCTCCTGATCTCGTCGAGGCCGATACTTTTCCTGTGGGAAAGACTATGACCGGAAGGCACGACCAGGACGATGTCGTCATGAAAACAGGGCTTGTGGACAAGCCCTGGGAGATCAATGACGGCCCCGATCATTCCCATCTCGATGGAACCCGAGAGGACCTGATCGGCAACGGATCTGGTATCCCCGATCTGGAGGACGATCCGGACGTCGGGATAGCTCTTCTTGAAGTCGCCGATGAGCCGCGGGAGGATGTACTGGCCTGGAATGGTGCTTCCGCCGAGACGGAGGGTCCCTTTTTCCCCGCTCGTGAACAAGGAGATGGTCTTCTCGGCCTCGTAGGCCAGATCCAAGAGCCTTTTCGCGTAAGGGAAAAGGACATGGGCCAGTTCCGTCGCCTCCACCTCCCGTCCGAGACGATCGAAAAGGGGGGCGCCGATGGATTCCTCGAGCTCCCTTATGTGGGCGCTGACCGTGGGCTGGGTGAGATAGACCTCGCGGGCGGCCTCGCTGAAACTCCTGTTCTCGTAAACGGCGAGGAAGATCTTGAGCCGGTGGAGGTCCATCATGACGTGGTCTGGGGTCCCTTAACACCGCACCCCGTCTTGGACTCTGTAAGAAACGCCATGATGAAATCGACGACCTCGTCTAAAGTACGGTCGGTGGTGTCTATCTCGCAGGCATCGGGAGCGGGCCGAAGAGGGGCGAGATCGCGACGGGAATCGGCCTCGTCACGGGCTTGTATTTGCGAGAGGACCTCCTCGTAAGGGACATAGCATCCTGCCTTTTCGAGCTGTTTCATCCTCCGAGAGGCCCGGATGTCCAAGGATGCGGTGAGAAAAAATTTGTGCTCGGCCTCGGGAAAGACCACTGTCCCCATGTCCCTTCCCTCAGCGATTACGTCTCCGGTGCCTCTGATCTTCCTCTGGAGCTCGGTGAGATAACGCCGTACGGCTGGAATGCGGGAAATCAGGGATGAGAGGGCATCCATCTCAGGGGTCCGGATCTGCGAGGAGATATCCACTCCGTTCACCATGATTCTTCCATTCTCGAAGCCGATTTCGGTCCTTTCACAAAGCCTCACCATCCCGTCTTCGTCTTCAGGGGCGATCCCCGTCCGTTTTGCCGCCCAGGCCAAGGCCCTGTACATGGCCCCGGTGTCGAGATAGAGCCAGCCGAGACGCCGGGCAAGCTTCCGGGCGATGGTGCTCTTTCCCGCTCCTGCTGGGCCGTCGATGGTGATAACGCTCATGGCATTTCCACCCTGCCCTTCCTGGCAGAACAGAGGAGTACACGATACGTTGCCCGGATCCCTTCCCATCTCTTCCGATAAAGCGCGTCCATGCGCGCAACAAGGGAAGGATGAAGCCTCATACGGCCTGGGCCGGGGACCACACCTGTCAGCTTCAGGGTTCGGAGTAAGCCCATGAGATCCGGATAAAACCTGACGATGGTCACCTCTTCCACACGCACTCCCTCAAAGATCGGTGCAAGGATCAGGTTCATCGTGGCAAGATC
The DNA window shown above is from Deltaproteobacteria bacterium and carries:
- the cmk gene encoding (d)CMP kinase, encoding MSVITIDGPAGAGKSTIARKLARRLGWLYLDTGAMYRALAWAAKRTGIAPEDEDGMVRLCERTEIGFENGRIMVNGVDISSQIRTPEMDALSSLISRIPAVRRYLTELQRKIRGTGDVIAEGRDMGTVVFPEAEHKFFLTASLDIRASRRMKQLEKAGCYVPYEEVLSQIQARDEADSRRDLAPLRPAPDACEIDTTDRTLDEVVDFIMAFLTESKTGCGVKGPQTTS
- a CDS encoding LysR family transcriptional regulator produces the protein MMDLHRLKIFLAVYENRSFSEAAREVYLTQPTVSAHIRELEESIGAPLFDRLGREVEATELAHVLFPYAKRLLDLAYEAEKTISLFTSGEKGTLRLGGSTIPGQYILPRLIGDFKKSYPDVRIVLQIGDTRSVADQVLSGSIEMGMIGAVIDLPGLVHKPCFHDDIVLVVPSGHSLSHRKSIGLDEIRREPLVIREPGSGTRMVTEAALRKAGYSGFDSFVVACEMGSTEAIRQAVIAGVGCGIISRRAADEDVARGDLAAITLKEVDLSRTFHLVTREDRTLSPLAVRFRDFILGHMDSL